Proteins encoded by one window of Pseudomonadota bacterium:
- a CDS encoding 8-oxoguanine deaminase, which translates to MSTLLVKNLACIATIDDSFTVLDGGGIYVEGNRIVALGRNVPTTADTVIDGRGMIALPGMINTHHHLYQTLTRNVPVVQDAGLFDWLVNLYEIWAELTPEAVHVSTQLGLGELLLTGCTTSTDMFYVFPKGTPPDLFDQQVFAAQALGARFMPCRGSMSRGRSEGGLPPDTIVQDEQTIVRDCERVVSAYHERDDLGMIKIALAPCSPFSVTQDLLIETARMAERLDVQMHTHLAETADEDVYCQKVYGRRPYAFMGDMEWNVSRAWYAHCVKFDPEEVAKAAACGVGVAHCPTSNFRLGSGIAPIKQMVQAGVKVGLGVDGSASNDSSDMLGEVRSCMWAQRALHGPDAMTSRQALRLATRGGAAVLGYPTLGSLQVGWGADFALIDLQRFGYAGALHDPVAAVAFSGYDHTVDYTIVNGRVVVAERRLVNVDQAALARRANEIATEMVAKASRRTGIDFLTPRDKTSSAVSASGVLADAGVPGGLEGA; encoded by the coding sequence ATGAGCACGCTGCTGGTCAAGAACCTCGCCTGCATTGCCACGATCGACGACAGCTTCACCGTTCTCGATGGCGGCGGCATCTACGTCGAGGGGAACCGCATCGTGGCGCTCGGGCGCAACGTACCGACGACGGCTGACACCGTCATCGACGGCCGCGGCATGATCGCCCTGCCGGGCATGATCAACACCCATCACCATCTGTACCAGACCCTCACCCGCAACGTCCCCGTCGTGCAAGACGCGGGCCTCTTCGACTGGCTGGTGAACCTCTACGAGATCTGGGCTGAGCTCACGCCCGAAGCGGTGCACGTGAGCACCCAGCTGGGCCTGGGGGAGCTGCTGCTCACCGGGTGCACCACCTCCACCGACATGTTCTACGTGTTCCCCAAGGGCACGCCCCCGGATCTGTTCGATCAGCAGGTGTTCGCGGCGCAGGCCCTGGGCGCGCGGTTCATGCCGTGCCGCGGCAGCATGTCGCGCGGTCGCTCTGAGGGCGGCCTGCCGCCGGACACCATTGTTCAAGACGAGCAGACCATCGTGCGCGACTGCGAGCGCGTTGTGAGCGCCTACCACGAACGCGACGATCTTGGCATGATCAAGATCGCGCTGGCGCCGTGCTCGCCTTTCTCGGTGACGCAAGATCTGCTCATCGAGACCGCGCGCATGGCCGAGCGCCTCGACGTGCAGATGCACACCCATCTGGCCGAGACCGCCGACGAGGACGTCTACTGCCAGAAGGTGTACGGTCGCCGACCCTACGCGTTCATGGGCGACATGGAATGGAACGTGTCGCGGGCCTGGTACGCCCACTGCGTGAAGTTCGACCCCGAGGAGGTCGCGAAGGCCGCCGCCTGCGGCGTGGGCGTGGCCCACTGTCCGACCTCGAACTTCCGCCTCGGCTCCGGCATCGCCCCCATCAAGCAGATGGTGCAGGCCGGGGTTAAAGTGGGGTTGGGGGTTGACGGCAGCGCCTCGAACGACTCGTCCGACATGCTGGGCGAGGTGCGCTCGTGCATGTGGGCGCAACGCGCCCTGCACGGCCCCGACGCCATGACCTCGCGGCAGGCGCTGCGCCTGGCCACACGGGGAGGGGCCGCCGTGCTGGGCTACCCGACGCTCGGCAGCCTGCAGGTGGGATGGGGCGCTGACTTCGCGCTCATCGACCTGCAGCGCTTCGGCTACGCGGGTGCCCTGCACGACCCCGTGGCGGCGGTGGCCTTCTCCGGCTACGACCACACCGTCGACTACACCATCGTGAACGGTCGCGTGGTCGTCGCAGAGCGCCGCCTCGTGAACGTCGATCAAGCCGCGCTCGCGCGGCGCGCCAACGAGATCGCCACCGAGATGGTGGCAAAGGCGAGCAGGCGCACGGGCATCGACTTCCTCACCCCGCGCGACAAGACATCGAGCGCCGTGAGCGCAAGCGGGGTGCTGGCCGACGCCGGCGTGCCCGGTGGGCTCGAGGGGGCCTGA
- the hisS gene encoding histidine--tRNA ligase, giving the protein MTSIKPRLLKGFRDYLPDQMILRSRAMQTIRGVFESFGFVPLDTPTLEYAEILLGKYGDDAEKLLYKFADNGGREVCMRYDLTVPLARVVAQYPDLQKPFKRYQMAPVWRGENTGKGRYREFVQCDVDIVGTKSLLADFECIWVGHNVMKALGVERFRIHVSHRKLLEGLSTLLGDGLTQRQVLDVFRTVDKLPSQGRERVESLLAEEVGLDARQIATVFGFLDISGEIEDVLARLDTLFAEVPLAREGIADLRQIFSHARSAGLDMSRLGLDLTIARGLDYYTGAVFETFLEDLPSLGSVMSGGRYDGLIGFFAKQDIPAVGISVGLDRLFSGMEELGVMKPQTATAEVLVTIFDAALTPRCLELASRLRSAGINAELYYQADSLGKQLQFADRRGIPLALIVGENEVAQGVVGLKVLAEKRQETVPLDQLEARLKALIAGT; this is encoded by the coding sequence ATGACCAGCATCAAGCCTCGCCTGCTCAAGGGCTTTCGCGATTACCTGCCCGACCAGATGATTCTGCGCTCGCGCGCCATGCAGACCATTCGCGGCGTGTTCGAGTCGTTCGGCTTCGTGCCGCTCGACACGCCCACCCTCGAGTATGCCGAGATCCTTCTGGGCAAGTATGGCGACGATGCCGAGAAGCTGCTCTACAAGTTTGCCGACAACGGGGGGAGAGAGGTCTGCATGCGCTACGACCTCACGGTTCCCCTGGCCCGCGTCGTGGCGCAGTATCCCGATCTGCAGAAGCCGTTCAAGCGCTACCAGATGGCCCCGGTGTGGCGCGGCGAGAACACGGGCAAGGGGCGCTACCGCGAGTTCGTGCAGTGCGACGTCGACATTGTGGGCACGAAGAGCCTGCTGGCAGACTTCGAGTGCATCTGGGTGGGGCACAACGTGATGAAGGCGCTCGGGGTCGAGCGCTTCCGCATCCACGTGAGCCATCGCAAGCTGCTCGAAGGCCTCTCGACGCTCCTGGGCGATGGCCTCACGCAGCGCCAGGTCCTCGACGTCTTCCGCACGGTCGACAAGTTGCCATCGCAGGGGCGTGAGCGCGTCGAGTCGCTGCTCGCCGAAGAGGTCGGGCTCGACGCCCGGCAGATCGCCACCGTCTTCGGGTTCCTCGACATCAGCGGCGAGATCGAGGACGTGCTCGCCCGACTCGACACGCTCTTCGCAGAGGTGCCCCTGGCCCGTGAGGGCATCGCCGATCTGCGCCAGATCTTCTCGCATGCGCGCAGCGCCGGTCTCGACATGTCACGCCTCGGCCTCGATCTCACCATCGCGCGTGGCCTCGACTACTACACGGGGGCGGTGTTCGAGACGTTCCTCGAGGATCTTCCGTCGCTGGGCTCGGTCATGAGCGGCGGGCGCTACGACGGCCTCATCGGCTTCTTCGCGAAGCAGGACATCCCCGCGGTGGGCATCAGCGTGGGGCTCGATCGCCTCTTCTCGGGGATGGAGGAGCTTGGCGTGATGAAGCCGCAGACCGCCACGGCCGAGGTCCTCGTCACCATCTTCGATGCCGCTCTCACCCCCCGCTGCCTTGAGCTCGCAAGCCGCTTGCGAAGCGCGGGCATCAACGCTGAGCTCTACTACCAGGCCGACAGTCTCGGCAAGCAGCTGCAGTTCGCCGACCGGCGTGGCATCCCGCTGGCGCTCATCGTGGGCGAGAACGAGGTGGCGCAGGGCGTGGTGGGGCTCAAGGTGCTGGCAGAGAAGCGCCAGGAGACGGTGCCGCTCGACCAGCTCGAAGCACGCTTGAAGGCGCTCATCGCCGGGACCTGA
- a CDS encoding 2-C-methyl-D-erythritol 2,4-cyclodiphosphate synthase, whose product MMPRVGIGYDIHRFIEGRPCILAGVDVPSDVGGLEGHSDADAATHAVIDALLGAAALGDIGHFFPDTDPQWKGADSLHLLGACVDRLGRDGWRTVNVDVTIIAERPKIAPHIAAMRETLARVLQIPGDRVSIKATTNEKLGALGRREGLAAVACAAIIRQGGHA is encoded by the coding sequence ATGATGCCAAGGGTGGGCATCGGCTACGACATCCATCGCTTCATCGAGGGGCGGCCGTGCATCCTCGCTGGCGTCGACGTGCCCAGCGACGTGGGCGGGCTCGAGGGCCATTCTGACGCCGATGCCGCGACCCACGCCGTCATCGACGCCCTGCTTGGAGCCGCCGCCCTGGGCGACATCGGGCACTTCTTCCCCGATACCGACCCCCAGTGGAAGGGGGCCGACAGCCTTCATCTGCTGGGTGCGTGCGTCGATCGCCTGGGACGCGACGGATGGCGCACGGTGAACGTCGACGTCACCATCATCGCCGAGCGCCCGAAGATCGCGCCGCACATCGCCGCCATGCGCGAGACGCTGGCGCGGGTGCTGCAGATTCCAGGCGACCGGGTGAGCATCAAGGCCACCACGAACGAGAAGCTGGGCGCGCTGGGCCGGCGCGAAGGGCTTGCGGCGGTCGCCTGCGCCGCCATCATCCGCCAGGGAGGACACGCATGA